Below is a genomic region from Zea mays cultivar B73 chromosome 9, Zm-B73-REFERENCE-NAM-5.0, whole genome shotgun sequence.
gccgcccccggaaaccgtcgaaggcgttcctgatgtccccgcagccactgcgtccggcggaggcccgtcgccaactTCCACTACAACACACCTTACCTTCTATGACATTCACCTTGTGTCATTGATAAGTGAATATATGTCATATATTGAAATTTATGACGCTTGTGTGACGTTTTTTGGTTCGTCATGTATGTGACGTGGCTAAACATGTTCTATGACGATTTGAAGTTTTTTTGTCATTAAAATTGTGACAATTCTACTTCGTCATAGATTTTATGACATTTGCATATTGTCATTACGCCAAACAAGAACGTCACTAATAATCAGCTAGAGGCTTGCCATGTGGACCAAATTTTGTCATAAAATCATGCGTACTGGTGATGTGGAGCTGATGTGGCAAATGCTTATGACGTTTATCAATATGACATGTCGCTTTTTAATGACAAACTTCGTTGTCATAATTTATAAAATGGCTCGTCCTAGTGCTAGGCCAAAATTGTGGCCTCATTAAATCTAATTTGTAATTTTCTATGAATACAATTTTATATTAGCAAAATTTGTAGCCTATTTTTTGAACAATCACATTCAAATGTACAGATGTTCGCATGTATTATTTCACAAAATTTACATATCAAAAGACCAAAATTATAGCAAACACAATTTCTAATTCATAGGTCACAATACGTCTTATAAGAAGCAACAATGTTCAACACAACTTGGAGCTACCAGTAACAAAAATCAACAAACTTGGACCTACTTAGTTGTACATGTAAACAACTAGCAACCAACTATTGATAAAACTAGACATAGTTCAACTAAAAACCAAATTTCAGAACAGAAACATCCTACAATAGTTCACTATTGGGGGCTTAGTAACTTTATGACCCTGGATTGTGTTGACCCTGGTTGAAGCTCAATAGTTGGCGAAGGAGACCATGCATTTCTTGTGATGTCTTCTTTAAACCCTCTATTTCCTCAGAATGTTTTACCCTTGAAGTTTCTGATTCCATCTTCAAATTATCCAACTCTTGTCGAAGTTCTCCTTTTTCTTGCTTCTCATTCTCAAGCTCAACCTGAAGATCGTGGACCTATAAATAAACATAACTTATTACTTCATATCTAGACATGCACATATAGAGAAATAATAACAAGAACATAATTaataaataatatataaatatgtaATCAGACACCAAAGCATCAAGTGGTCTACATATATGGGCAATCATGTTGGTTCTAAACAATTTGCTAGTTGTGCTGCTAGTCAAGAATGGAATATGATCTGCTAGTTGTGCAAAAAAGGGGCTAtcaaaatagttttaaattttctAGATACTGTCTGCATTCATTGTAGCTACTTTCAGCTGCTCTTGTTGTATGTACAATTGTACAGTAATGCTATAGTAACTTATGAGAGTAGATCGCAGCAACCTACAACCATTTATTCTTCACCTAATACCCTTATCGTTGTCCATTTATAGTACTTACTACAACATAATAAGTTGTGGCATCAGCCGCAGCCACTAATTCTCGCAGTCAAACAAGATGTTCTCTATGTCAAACCCTTTAGAAAAAGTACATGTTGCATGTACAAATGATCCAAAGAAAGAAGGGAACATGACTCGTATGTGAAACACTCGTACCTGTGATGATATTGCACCTCTAGAGGTACTCTTGGAGGCTGAACAAACACCTGCAACACGAAGAAAAGTAGTTGATTTGACAACCTGAGAAAcagcttcttttgctgactttggtTCCTGTCCATCTTGTACTGGTTCACTCATAATGCCTTCCATATCATCCTAGCAAAATGACAATAGTAGATGTTTcttacatggtattattcatgtatACTTTATGTAGAGAAGGAATAAAAGTAAACAATCACTTACAATTGCTTTCTGTACAGACTCGGTAAATCCATTTTTTTTGCCACAATGGAAGTTCTTGAATAGATCAATTGAGGTGGGCTCTACATCTTTGAATATATCTTTCTTCTAAAATAATTGCAAACAGTAACGAGCTATTATCTTGAAACAAGAACATGGTCTCAAGAATAGTGATCATGCACATTATTGTTTCATTTCTTACCACAACATGGGCCTGTGCAATGTAGCATCGAGATCCAGTGCGCTGATGTAACCGGACATTCTCTTGATTTAGTTGGTTTTTGGTACACTTTTCCTGCATATGATACATGAGTGACATGACACAAGAAAGTATCTGGATAATATAAAAGATTCAATGCAAGATAGCATGAATGCAACAAGATGAGATGTTGCGTCTTCCAGAAAACATTGATAATAAACAGTTGCATTGCTTACAGGGGAAGCTCTTAAACATTTAAGAATATTTAGATTTTAGGGCAGCATATTCCGACAAAGAACTTGAAAGATGTGCATATACTTAGGTGTAATTAGAAATCATCAACGTGATGAAAAAACaatttgaatatttggtcatgAGCTCATGACAACAGTGTTAGGATGTGGGAAAGTATAAATTCAATTGGAAATTGGAAGTTGTGCTGCACACATACAGACTTGCTAGGATTTTAGGTTGGTCTGCAAAGTTCATTTCTAAATCTTTACTATTTTGTGCACATGCAAAGTTCAGTATATGTGCACATGCTGATGATCCGCCATTTCTGGAGAAGCTACTTGGTCTGCAAAGTCcacaaagcggggttacagaccgtaattacagagatgtccttacaaattaggcccgtaatgcgcagcggccacgcagggcctattACAATGGGTCGGAACAcaagtgggcctccatgctggacgagagcgcgagatgagacgacctcgtcccaggtcttcgtccggtgacgtatgggacgaagggtgagcctgcccgttgtcttgtctctatTGGTCCAACGATTacgacgaaggcatcgagcgaagggtggcgtcttcgccttcgccccaacagaattataaataaacaattttagcTATATGTATAATTTCTATGTAGAAATAAAAGGGACAAAACtcaaaagtctattattagtaataaagaagATAATTAGCAATTATTTTCGATAAAGATTGTTAATAAATGTTTATCcatattatactagataaaactagtgtTATAGTCACttactcatattttcaccaataatGACTTGCAGTAATAGTTATAatggattaataagtatttacgctttaagacgtatttatgagtttaaatgtgtgatgtatgaatgtgtatgtaatggtgaatgattacccctatactggtgtatgtttatttgtttgggcgtacgtattctttttgtatgtacgatacgcaaatcgatgctagaagttggcTGTGAGGTAGAAGAATCAAACTCGTTCGAGCACGAACCACAGGACACTTTCGAGCAAGGAAGTGTAACACTATAAGaatcatcaactaaaaataatgcatttagttattaatggtaattatgataataaattttccattcaagtgtttgttatttatttgcatttggaataatttttgtttgctaatgtttgattttggatatttaataacatttcttcttaaatgaaaatccaagtaaataatataataattattggtCCAGAGAtgaatattttagttataaataattttggtataattattatgatttttgaaTTATTTATAAATATATGTATTTACATTAGTaattagaaaagaaagaaaaataagaaaagaaaaatttcAAACACTAACCCTAACcgcggcccactaggggcccattaaGCCCCATCGTGCCCTCCTCTCCCCTGccctcccagccgccgccgccaagGTGACTCCCCCTCTCTCCCTGCCGCGCGGGTCCCACCCGCGGGCATCTCCTTCCCCGCGCGCTGGCGCACCAGGgccgcgccgccaccgccgctaGGACCCGAGCCGCCCCGCGCCCGAGCCACCCCGCGCCCGTCCGCTCGTCTCCAACCAGAAACCGCTGCCCCTATCCTCTCCTCTTCCCCCATTCTATCTCTCTATTGATGCCATGGGAAGAAATCGCCGCCATTAATGGCCCTTGAAGGACCGCCGACCGCCTCTCCCCTCGgcgccctctcctctccccttcCTCTCTCTAAAAAAGGGGCAAGCCACGCCATGGAGTCCCTCCCTACCCAAGCTCGCcccctctctctcaccctcctcgctCTCGTCGTCGCACCGTCGAACGCCGTCACCGGAGCTTCGTCATCCGTGCAGCACCCCGCCGGAGCCCTGCCCGACGTCGAGGACCCCTGCCTCAATTCCCTTGCTCGGTCGACCCCCTTGCCGAGCTACCTCCATTCTCCTGCACACAAGCGAGCAagcccaaggttgaagacaacccgaaATAATTTTATGTATTTTCAAAATCATTTTTTGACTTAGTTTATGAATTTTATAATTATTGTGTTGTAATATGAGAATGTTGTGATTCAGAATTCATGCGTATGTGCACTATTGATTTTTGGTAGATATATGCGATGAATTAGTGAATTGCTATTATTAGACTTGATATTGGTTTGCGATTTATTTCGAATTTGGGGATTTGAAATAAAGTATGACAAAATTGGTAGACGCATGTTAGTAGTAAGAACACTAGATAAGTAATGTCATAGTTAATTTTGTTCACATGAATTTTGGAATTTATTTGGAAGGTTATAATCATAAGTTCATGTTAATAGATAATAGAAGCTTTTCTTAACCTGGAATTAGTAAATGGTATAGAATTCAAGGCAATATAAATATTATAGGTTAATCATCGGTCCAAGTTATTCGATGTTTTACCTCTAATTATTATTGATACCTTCTTTTAGGAAGAAAATATAAAACTAAAAGAATATCACAAGTCGTAACAAAAATAGGTTTTTACTAGCCAAAATAAAGGTGTccttaagtatagcacttaacttcttagaattagtaaaatacttgtttatgtcaaaataaccatgTTTATGTTATAAAAAGCCCAATTAGTGATTTATAttgattcttagaatattaatgttagtagAGTCATGAATGAACCATTTTTTGCTATACGCATAAGTTCTGTTTAGAAATAAAAGGAATAAAATCTATTAGTCTATTGTtattaataaagaaaataattaacatttattttcataaagaatgttaatacatattatactagataaaactagtATTATAGCCATCTACTCATAATTTCATCAATAATGACTCGCAGTAATAGTCataatgaattaataagtatttacgctttaagacgtatttatgagtgtgataagtgtgatgtatgaatgaGAATGTAATGGTGAATAATTACCcatgtactggtgtatgtttatttatttggcctaCGTATTCTTTCGTATGTGCGATacacaaatcgatgctagaagtggactgtgaggtagacgagccaaacacgttcgaggacgacccgcaggaaactttcgagcaaggcaagtggattctccctctgcatattctatttgtacccaattaatgcatataataatgtttactctttggatatattgcataatttgatgggatttgtctaattaaggatttcctagatttaccaactgtattccttgattaccgTAGGAAAATACTGTGttttgcaaatttgtgctaccgctcaacttgataattttgatgtcactcattatttgatattaatgttccaaaaatgaaattggcattataatgttaacctgatggttaaacaagattatttcatattaattggaacatcgagtgaccacccaggataacagtgcaaccacgagtgctatcatggctctggctttggtaattagctttatatgcttagtacctagcaaccttacctgaaatatgggcaagatgaggagcggcagtggtggcagctcacgttaacatggggacgtattcttggctaaggtacctcgcccaaagggcctccacaccgacttggaaaccttagcgggttgctttgtattaagtgtattttgtgaaagcctcataatggatccctagccattcaccttggtagtgtttacgggtctgatcaacccaggctagataggatacatggcttgcgggtaaagttgtaccacctctgcagagtgtaaaactgatatgtcagtcgtgctcagggttaagagcaacctggaccctcacatgataattgaacttaaagatggacaataaatcgagatatgatgatctgccaatagttttcttaagtggtttcacctaagtgtttttgatatactcttatacctttgtttaaatgggatacttgggatacacacttattagtaagaaaggtgttgctaataaaatattgaccaactaaaatgcttactgcttaaccttagcctcaccttgttaaacttgcattaattttcccccacttgctgagccctgaccataagtgacctcacccttgctaatattttgattagagggtgatgaagaagaccttgatggagatttcgatgaatattgaatctaacgatgcgccggtcatcttcctatgggagattacccatgttatttctgctttactttgatgatacattttaagatactattatctggatgttgtaataaagactattctactctctttatgcccttattgcattgtcttttgatatactacacttgtgacgtcatcatatgtgtggaaaatggatcttggcacacatatgctatgcatttagTTTTGCCCTCAGAACTGggagtgacagaagtggtatcaaaggtatgctgaccctaggtcgttagactagttagaaatggaagcctagtttgttcaaatcttgctaatttcattcttataaaattattttatcagccttacctttttaaaattcaactgagttgacatttctcttgtagatggtttgTACCCTTCAAACCACCCGAGTTAACACCAACTATGCCCCTCCACCTCGGCAAGCTCCTATCTACCCAGTGGTAGTGGAGGAAGTTCCGGTGGATCTCTCCCGCATTCGAGTGGAGCATGGAGTCATCCTAGAGGACAGCTCGGAGGAACTTCTGCCGATGCCCACCCTGTTGGCAGAGTCACTAGCCTTCGCAGCTAGGTCATCGATCTCAGCACCGCCTGCACTAGTCGTTCAAGCTCCTGCACTCGGAGGCGACGACCCAGACAACTCTGGGGACGATGATGAGGATGACGACGACAACGAGGATGACGAGGAAAATGTCAATGAGGAGGCCAACTATGCTCAGCAGGACTACTTCATGGGGTTTGGGCCTGTCACcgaacattacacatcaatgttcgagatggggcacttccccaacctgctgcaagaCGTGCTGCACTCGTTGGGAACCTACGTCCGACCCTTGTACGAAACAAGGCGAGTGTGCGAGCCACCCCGGGCTTactactacatcactcgcatccacgtcagggtgatggatgcaggggaTAGGGGGTTCAAGACTCTATCAGCTCATGAGTCCCTGACACCGCTATCCACCTACTCTGCTTCGGTCAGTGATGCTGCCAGACGGACTCTGTGGTCTCTCAGCCACACCTACTAGCAGCAACTGCAAGACATGAAGTTCAGTCATCTTCCTCTGCGTTTGAGTGGACGAAGCCAGACCAGCATCATTCCAGGTGGAGctggtgaggatcgcctcaacaccctagctcgTGTAGTGGCCAGTCTtaacaccgacctggacagtgccacccAGGATCTCTCTAGGGTGCACTTGGAACTGGAGGATGACCacgccaggattgcagccctggaagccctACTTGAAGGATGGGATCCGCCTGAAGCCCAGGTCCCCGCCATGGCGTTGtcccctccccgcaagaggattCGCTATGGGGAGCCCGGATCCATCACCAGGCTGCTTTGAAGTTTTAAGTTATAAATTGTAATAAGATAGTTCTCGCGTCAGACGATTAATACTCTTTTATAAGTTATCTTTATAATAATAACAACGATGTGATGGTGTTGGTTGATATgtttgagttggatttttgtttgagtgcaatggtcttatggaatgatggccataagagcataaaatagctattcccctctagaatcttaATTATTCCTCACTCCTCTAAAGAAGTTTACTtcctaaccaatcagatggtgaaggCTCGTTCAGGACCCAACAACAACAGGAACCAGCGTGGTCAAcagataccaccaccaccaccaaacccTAACATGGAATAGTTTATCGTCGCTCAGATGCAGCTTCTATAGGGACTCACTGCGTCTGTTCAACAGATTCAGCAGCAACAGCATAATGCACCCCCGGCTAGAGAAAAGCATCGGAATTTTATGAACCATCACCCGCCTACTtttctctcatgcggttgatcctttGTATGCTGATGACTGGCTCAAGGTTATTGGGAAGAAATTGGATATCACCCAATGtaattgtaacaccccagtgttacttagggtttctcCCAGTACCCCAActtgtgaccattatcacatgtggctCTAATGATGCATGAAACACCAGACTTAAAGGATTAAAAGCCTAAACAAAGTCTTTTTCAACTCAAGCATCATACACTAAGAACATCATGCACCTTAAGTGAGAAAAACATCCAAAACCCTAACACAATTCAAATTGGCCATTTGAGCACAAAAGGGAAATTTATTAAAGActtgggaaaaatacaaaatcttGATATGGACCAATTAACAAAGTTTTAGTGCATTAAAAAACCTACAAAATGTAGTAAGGAAGATTGGTCATTtgaattttccaaaatccccaaaacagcccatGAAGTAAAGCCTCTAGGAAAAAAATCAAAAATTTAGAAAAttgaattttaaacccttcccAAGGTTCAGATATGTTCCCTATTTTCCAAAACTCGAATCcataaagtccaaatatcaaagtggcgccaaaatacactAGGAACACTCTGGTGAAGTTTGAAATCAATCCAAAATCGTTTGACACGATTTGACAtgggttttgtctcggtttgaacAGTGCTGACAGAGCTATCTTCACGCCACAATATATTCTCACCCAGGCCATATCTTCACTCGGGACTCACACACGATAGAAAGCCCTTGGCACGGTGAAAAGACGCTACATAGGATCCTTGGAAAGATATGCACGTTTAGGTCGGCAAACAGGCGTTTGAACTCGGGTAGAATCACACTTCGACGTGTTCGATCGCGTGCTCAAGCGCTCGGCCGCGCACTGGCTGCCCTCTACGCGCGCGCCGCGCATGTTCGGCGCCTGTCCCCCGCGTCTGCGCCTAGCCATGCTCGAGGGCGCCTATAAGTACCACTGGTGCGCAGCAGTCCACACTTTACTTCGCCTCACGCCCCGAGCAAAAACTCCAACTCCAGCGAGCTCTCCACCGCCCGCCATCCCTGCCCGAGCacgaccaccgtggccagcccttcCCGACAACCCCTAGCCTCGCTCTAACCCCTATACTGCTTCCCCGAGAGGTGGTGAAGCTTTCCTGAGtttgagccgaggcattgcctcaccggagaagcgagcacgacctcaccggacttcggtcgacCGCCACCGCGTGTAGACCGGGTCACACGGTGAGCCActctccaattccttgcacccacatcatcCCTGATCTCCCCTGAAGCTCACCGAGCACTTCAATTTGACTTTACCGCCGTGAACAGGTCGGAGCACGCACCGTcggcgagcccgaccgcctgcgcacccGGCCAGCCCATCTCCGACCACCACCGCTGACGATCcacacctcgacgtgatcgctagatacccccggacctcacccgacccttTGCCGGACCTCTaccgtcgccggtaagccgcgccaccattTTTTCTTCTTCGGTCACTGTTCAGGTGAGGGAGGAGCGCGGGTTAGAAGGGATAAGAAGCTAGGGGGTTAAGTGCtaagtcagtgactcatgtgaatagttgtTTAGGGGAACGGTTTAAACAACTCAGATAGGAATAAGCCCAaggaccccgatgcaaagtcCTTTTCCTTTAACCTTTTgtatttattctttttaaatgagcagaaaacttggaaaattcataacttgagttttattcaaccaaatttggtcaaaccaattttgccatgaCCTACATATTATAGACTATcaaccaaaaatagtaaactccaTGGTTTCTGCAATACtttttagagttttgatttaaattagGAAAATACCCAAAACTTATTAATccaaggaaaa
It encodes:
- the LOC103638396 gene encoding uncharacterized protein isoform X1, which codes for MSLMYHMQEKCTKNQLNQENVRLHQRTGSRCYIAQAHVVKKDIFKDVEPTSIDLFKNFHCGKKNGFTESVQKAIDDMEGIMSEPVQDGQEPKSAKEAVSQVVKSTTFLRVAGVCSASKSTSRGAISSQVHDLQVELENEKQEKGELRQELDNLKMESETSRVKHSEEIEGLKKTSQEMHGLLRQLLSFNQGQHNPGS
- the LOC103638396 gene encoding uncharacterized protein isoform X2 produces the protein MSLMYHMQEKCTKNQLNQENVRLHQRTGSRCYIAQAHVVDDMEGIMSEPVQDGQEPKSAKEAVSQVVKSTTFLRVAGVCSASKSTSRGAISSQVHDLQVELENEKQEKGELRQELDNLKMESETSRVKHSEEIEGLKKTSQEMHGLLRQLLSFNQGQHNPGS